A single window of Luteipulveratus halotolerans DNA harbors:
- a CDS encoding DUF6361 family protein encodes MTSSIAWLDTSAEQRRQANEIIALFTQQESRDELGIGTVRDAFSNLLFPGTSVLLTRARYCLFVPWAFQVRQVASLHGPDHVKAGERAERRLVETLIEEEPHSGAGVIGRRVGREVRNLPSTIYWGTLTRWGITPRTSMSLLGQPRGPRDVATELDHRADTDWHPDLPTAPDDFPASTDGGFALRPDEAAWLRDRILDTCPDTALAELVTPEVDNATRLAEVEASRGPWDLPALARREDVGQADLFSLTLEGANLVYNLLVAERCDAAGLVRFDGYVDRYREHLDSWANDMTRHSRFATWDLDDLWAAVLQAGSPPQPTRTFVEAWISQIRERGVDGVADDNHLRNLVAQRERRKGKQSRLVNDKMLETWSGESAVGRLNYRWGTLRVLARDILTGLEA; translated from the coding sequence ATGACTTCATCCATCGCGTGGCTGGACACATCCGCTGAACAGCGGCGGCAGGCCAACGAGATCATCGCGCTGTTCACTCAGCAGGAGAGCCGCGACGAACTCGGCATCGGCACAGTCCGCGACGCGTTCAGCAACCTGCTGTTCCCCGGCACCAGCGTCCTGCTCACGCGGGCGCGTTACTGCCTGTTCGTGCCATGGGCCTTCCAGGTCAGGCAGGTCGCGTCCCTGCACGGGCCGGACCACGTCAAGGCCGGCGAGCGCGCCGAGCGGCGACTCGTCGAGACGCTCATCGAGGAAGAGCCCCATTCCGGCGCCGGCGTCATTGGTCGCCGCGTCGGACGCGAAGTCCGTAACCTGCCCAGCACGATCTACTGGGGCACGCTGACCCGCTGGGGCATCACGCCTCGAACCAGCATGAGCCTGCTGGGCCAACCGCGCGGACCACGCGACGTCGCCACCGAGCTCGACCATCGCGCGGACACCGACTGGCATCCCGACCTGCCCACGGCACCGGACGACTTCCCGGCCAGCACGGACGGCGGCTTCGCACTCCGGCCGGACGAGGCTGCCTGGCTCCGCGATCGCATCCTCGACACCTGCCCGGACACAGCGCTCGCCGAGCTCGTCACGCCCGAGGTCGACAACGCCACACGCCTGGCCGAGGTTGAGGCGTCGCGCGGCCCGTGGGATCTGCCCGCCCTCGCCCGACGTGAGGACGTGGGCCAGGCTGACCTGTTCAGCCTCACGCTCGAGGGCGCCAACCTGGTCTACAACCTCCTTGTCGCTGAGCGGTGCGACGCCGCCGGTCTCGTTCGATTTGACGGTTACGTGGACAGATACCGCGAGCATCTCGACAGCTGGGCGAACGACATGACGCGCCACAGCAGATTCGCCACCTGGGATCTCGACGACCTCTGGGCCGCAGTCCTCCAGGCCGGCAGCCCACCCCAGCCGACCAGGACCTTCGTGGAGGCCTGGATCAGTCAGATCCGCGAGCGGGGTGTCGACGGGGTCGCCGACGATAACCACCTGCGAAACCTCGTTGCCCAGCGCGAGCGTCGCAAGGGCAAGCAGTCGCGCCTGGTCAACGACAAGATGCTCGAGACCTGGTCCGGCGAGTCAGCCGTCGGCCGCCTCAACTACCGCTGGGGCACGCTCCGGGTCCTCGCCCGCGACATCCTCACCGGGCTGGAGGCCTGA
- a CDS encoding DEAD/DEAH box helicase, translated as MSELPAFDAAAVTTNLTDFQRRTVRHVMNRFHHDDQRSRRFLVADETGLGKSIVARGVIAETIAHLENDPAIDRIDIVYVCSNADLAKQNLGRLNVTGERDTAFSSRLTLLAKHSHALNDRSTRRTRKPVNLVSFTPGTSFDHGYQTGKAEERAMLAVLLIEILRGGEPRLPRSRERAVYLLLRGGVSSWKRFEGGYVRWLREELGDAGADPRILKEFARQMRKSPVGSGTSLLTRVKKVIDKVDGRYELPTSLKAEAAELTGEMRAMLARCSVETLEPDLIILDEFQRFRGLLDPGSAQGELAHHLFDHKDARVLLLSATPYKPFTYGEEDENHADDFYELLRFLSRSDEPVLDVDEVKAGFAAYREAVRFGRDDITQVRVALGGSLRQVMSRWDRPAIPDHAGTTDRARIADKVTAADLTGYVALQRAADLVSHERDHGLITPEYWKSAPYFASFCQGYRLATRLHDERPDADVAKVRAALAGAQSIDPNGIRRFAPLDPGGARMRTLVEDTLDQGWWRFLWMPPSLPYVQPGGVYADERARTMTKRLLFSSWTATPSAVAAVLSYEAERRMAEGTSYTENTTEARARIPQGLAFPVRDGTPGRMSSLLMMWPLTRLSELGDPRSMARAGGAPISPADAIETVRARLRAEHASVSQSEHDGETADDAAMPPSVWRAAFSDARNWVARPLEAVRGDEVLSDGVRLVVDGLTGGAATSPSDDEPADPGVDDASRRSGLERHIRLAATVFDQSASPSDADLDVLARMALFAPGCVSLRVVRRLVEASASAVSDVGVHAAAAELATGLRSLFNRPDVTKLIDPRGDTRPYWSHVLSYIADGNLEAVLDEWLFHVWADGGSRSLDDESLRELVEREAARISLRSQPYQALDMDNLDQPIPMSVGFALRYGARQATADGDARQPEVRAAFNSPFWPFVLASTSVGQEGIDFHWWCHAIFHWNTPANPVDFEQREGRVDRFRGHAVRKNIAATHGSALLADGVCNPWARAYDVAVEHRAQYGDFTPDWVYPGPARIERHVAPLAFSTDGARYDNVRRDVAYYRLALGQPRQEDLVNALRERELSDDEASALRIDLTPG; from the coding sequence ATGAGTGAGCTGCCTGCCTTCGACGCGGCTGCCGTCACGACGAATCTGACTGACTTCCAACGGCGTACGGTCCGCCACGTCATGAACCGCTTCCATCATGACGACCAGCGCAGCCGGCGATTCCTCGTCGCCGACGAGACCGGGCTCGGCAAGAGCATCGTCGCCCGAGGCGTCATCGCCGAGACCATTGCGCACCTCGAGAACGACCCGGCGATCGACCGCATCGACATCGTCTACGTGTGCTCAAACGCCGATCTCGCCAAGCAGAACCTTGGACGCCTCAACGTCACGGGCGAGCGCGACACAGCCTTCTCGAGCCGACTCACGTTGCTGGCCAAGCACTCTCATGCGTTGAACGACCGCAGCACTCGGCGTACGAGGAAGCCAGTCAACCTGGTGTCCTTCACACCTGGCACGTCATTCGACCACGGCTACCAGACGGGCAAGGCTGAGGAGCGCGCCATGCTCGCCGTGCTCCTCATCGAGATCCTGCGCGGCGGCGAGCCGCGTCTGCCTCGGTCACGCGAGCGTGCGGTGTACCTCCTGCTCCGGGGCGGTGTCTCCTCGTGGAAACGGTTCGAGGGCGGGTACGTCAGGTGGCTCCGCGAGGAGCTCGGCGACGCCGGCGCGGACCCTCGCATCCTCAAGGAGTTCGCGAGGCAGATGCGCAAGAGCCCAGTGGGCAGCGGCACGAGCCTCCTCACGCGCGTCAAGAAGGTCATCGACAAGGTCGACGGCCGCTACGAGCTGCCGACGTCGCTCAAGGCCGAGGCTGCCGAGTTGACGGGCGAGATGCGAGCGATGCTCGCTCGGTGCTCGGTCGAGACGCTAGAGCCGGACCTGATCATCCTCGACGAGTTCCAGCGGTTCCGTGGCCTGCTCGATCCCGGCTCTGCGCAAGGCGAGCTCGCGCACCACCTGTTTGATCACAAGGACGCGCGGGTGCTCCTGCTGTCGGCGACGCCGTACAAGCCGTTTACCTACGGCGAGGAGGACGAGAACCACGCGGACGACTTCTACGAGCTGCTGCGCTTCCTCTCCCGGTCCGACGAGCCTGTGCTCGACGTCGACGAGGTGAAGGCGGGGTTCGCGGCGTACCGGGAAGCCGTTCGGTTCGGCCGCGACGACATCACGCAGGTGCGCGTCGCTCTTGGCGGGTCGTTGCGTCAGGTGATGAGTCGGTGGGATCGACCGGCGATCCCTGACCATGCGGGCACGACGGACCGGGCGCGCATCGCCGACAAGGTCACTGCAGCCGACCTCACCGGCTACGTCGCACTCCAGCGCGCTGCGGATCTCGTCAGCCACGAACGTGACCACGGCCTGATCACGCCGGAGTACTGGAAGAGTGCTCCGTACTTCGCGTCGTTCTGCCAGGGCTATCGCCTCGCGACCCGGCTGCATGACGAACGACCAGACGCTGATGTCGCCAAGGTGCGCGCGGCCCTCGCGGGCGCACAGTCCATTGATCCCAACGGGATTCGTCGTTTCGCACCGCTCGACCCGGGCGGGGCACGGATGCGCACCCTCGTCGAGGACACCCTCGATCAGGGGTGGTGGCGGTTCCTATGGATGCCGCCGTCGCTGCCGTACGTGCAGCCCGGTGGCGTGTACGCCGACGAGCGGGCGCGCACGATGACCAAGCGACTGCTGTTCTCGTCGTGGACGGCGACGCCCTCGGCGGTCGCCGCGGTCCTGAGCTACGAGGCTGAGCGACGCATGGCCGAGGGCACGAGCTATACCGAGAACACCACCGAGGCGCGTGCTCGCATTCCGCAGGGCCTCGCGTTCCCGGTCCGTGACGGCACGCCGGGGCGCATGTCGAGTCTGCTGATGATGTGGCCGCTCACCCGACTGTCCGAGCTGGGTGACCCGCGGTCGATGGCGCGCGCCGGCGGCGCACCGATCAGTCCTGCGGACGCGATCGAGACCGTACGCGCTCGGCTACGAGCCGAGCACGCCTCAGTTTCGCAGTCTGAGCACGACGGCGAGACCGCTGACGACGCGGCAATGCCACCGAGTGTCTGGCGAGCGGCATTCAGTGACGCGCGGAACTGGGTCGCTCGTCCGCTTGAGGCCGTCCGCGGGGACGAGGTGTTGAGCGATGGGGTTCGCTTGGTGGTCGACGGACTCACCGGTGGCGCGGCGACGTCACCCTCTGATGACGAGCCGGCCGATCCGGGGGTGGACGACGCCTCCCGTCGGTCGGGTCTCGAGCGCCACATCCGTTTGGCTGCAACGGTTTTCGATCAGTCTGCTTCGCCCAGTGACGCCGACCTCGACGTGCTGGCGCGGATGGCGCTCTTCGCTCCGGGGTGCGTGAGTCTGCGCGTCGTACGACGGCTGGTCGAGGCGAGCGCCTCGGCTGTGTCGGACGTCGGCGTCCATGCAGCGGCTGCAGAGCTGGCGACGGGTCTGCGGTCGTTGTTCAACCGTCCGGACGTCACGAAGCTGATCGACCCGCGCGGCGACACGCGGCCGTACTGGAGTCACGTGCTGTCGTACATCGCCGACGGCAACCTCGAAGCGGTGCTGGACGAGTGGCTGTTCCACGTCTGGGCGGACGGCGGGTCACGCTCCCTCGACGACGAGTCGTTGCGTGAGCTGGTCGAGCGCGAGGCGGCGCGCATCAGCCTGCGCAGCCAGCCGTACCAGGCGCTCGACATGGACAACCTCGACCAGCCGATCCCGATGAGCGTCGGCTTCGCCCTCAGGTACGGCGCACGTCAAGCGACGGCCGACGGCGACGCCCGACAGCCAGAGGTGCGCGCGGCGTTCAACTCGCCGTTCTGGCCGTTCGTGCTGGCGTCGACGTCGGTGGGGCAGGAAGGCATCGACTTCCACTGGTGGTGTCACGCGATCTTCCACTGGAACACGCCGGCCAACCCGGTCGACTTCGAGCAGCGTGAGGGACGCGTCGACCGGTTCCGCGGACACGCGGTGCGCAAGAACATCGCGGCCACCCACGGGTCGGCGCTGCTCGCTGACGGCGTGTGCAACCCGTGGGCGCGGGCGTACGACGTGGCTGTCGAGCACCGGGCGCAGTACGGCGACTTCACGCCCGACTGGGTCTATCCCGGGCCGGCGCGCATCGAACGCCACGTCGCGCCGCTGGCGTTCAGCACGGACGGTGCGAGGTACGACAACGTGCGGCGGGACGTCGCCTACTACCGGCTCGCGCTCGGCCAGCCTCGGCAGGAGGACCTGGTCAACGCGCTCCGTGAGCGGGAGCTGAGCGACGACGAAGCCTCCGCCCTCCGCATCGATCTCACTCCAGGCTAG
- a CDS encoding IS30 family transposase, with protein sequence MSRPRRGRPPVPWERRRLFWEALAGGESVAAAAAAAGVSDQSGYVWLAQSGGIPPRVSESGGRLSLEDRAQLQWLLSQQPRPSLRAIAAQLGRAPSTITRELVRAGVDPKDPVGYQAARAQRLAQDNARAAGAARHAGRPLKLSPGSRLWAEVVSGLKQRHSPEQIAHRLRTDFPDDPEMRVSHETIYQALYVQGRGSLRAQVGDALRSGRARRIPRGAARAGKHAKIVGMVNISERPAEADDRAVPGHWEGDLIIGAGNQSAIGTLVERSTRFVMLLHLPNGHTAEQVEQAMTAKIMTLPEHLRRSLTWDQGSEMARHASFSLATGIPVYFCDPRSPWQRGSNENTNGLLRQYFPKSTDLSLHGPGILDNVAAELNGRPRKTLGWATPAEKLNKLLNQQNVA encoded by the coding sequence ATGTCTCGTCCTCGTCGTGGGAGGCCGCCGGTGCCGTGGGAGCGGCGTCGGCTGTTCTGGGAGGCGTTGGCCGGTGGTGAGTCGGTCGCGGCCGCGGCGGCCGCGGCGGGCGTGTCCGATCAGTCGGGGTATGTGTGGTTGGCCCAGTCCGGTGGTATTCCTCCGAGGGTGAGTGAGTCCGGTGGGCGCCTGAGCCTGGAAGATCGAGCACAGCTGCAGTGGTTGCTCTCACAGCAGCCGCGTCCGTCGTTGCGGGCGATCGCGGCGCAGCTGGGGCGGGCGCCCTCGACGATCACCCGGGAGCTGGTCCGGGCCGGGGTCGATCCGAAGGACCCGGTCGGTTATCAGGCCGCGCGGGCGCAGCGCCTGGCGCAGGACAACGCGCGGGCCGCCGGCGCGGCCCGGCACGCGGGTCGGCCGTTGAAGCTGAGCCCGGGGAGCCGGTTGTGGGCCGAAGTAGTCTCGGGGCTGAAACAGCGGCATAGCCCTGAGCAGATCGCTCACCGGCTGCGCACGGACTTCCCTGACGATCCGGAGATGCGGGTGTCGCACGAGACGATCTACCAGGCGCTGTACGTCCAAGGGCGTGGCAGCCTGCGCGCGCAGGTCGGTGACGCGTTGCGGTCCGGGCGGGCCCGGCGGATCCCGCGCGGCGCGGCTCGGGCCGGCAAGCACGCGAAGATCGTCGGGATGGTCAACATCAGCGAACGTCCTGCCGAGGCCGATGACCGGGCCGTGCCCGGCCACTGGGAAGGCGACCTGATCATCGGCGCCGGCAACCAGTCAGCGATCGGGACCCTGGTCGAGCGATCGACCCGGTTCGTGATGCTGCTGCACCTGCCCAACGGGCACACCGCCGAGCAGGTCGAGCAAGCCATGACCGCCAAGATCATGACCCTGCCCGAACACCTACGCCGGTCACTGACCTGGGACCAGGGCAGCGAGATGGCCCGGCACGCCAGCTTCAGCCTCGCCACCGGCATCCCGGTCTACTTCTGTGACCCGCGCTCACCCTGGCAACGCGGCAGCAACGAGAACACCAACGGCCTGCTACGCCAGTACTTCCCCAAGAGCACCGACCTGTCCCTGCACGGCCCCGGCATCCTGGACAACGTCGCAGCAGAGCTCAACGGCCGCCCCCGCAAGACCCTCGGCTGGGCCACCCCAGCCGAGAAGCTCAACAAGCTCCTCAACCAGCAAAACGTTGCGTAA
- a CDS encoding J domain-containing protein, with amino-acid sequence MTHYDVLGVEPTATQDDLRLAFHRKIRKAHPDLGGEDKALAQELHFAYETLRTPEKRAEYDASLAGHVSDSADHSAFEEPAAPQDDWGEEVADDDFGSTDEVIVDDAPEVVDDWGDEEDVDELSAHEPAPHWQPPRPDWQEPAPQWQQAPPMPTDAWSYSAHAHQPGMPWPAQQYSPPTPPRLRWPRGWALIPLGLLLAYTFVPSIIEAVGSSGLMSLSTMMWLIPIWAIGYAAAKTRVMAARITKGYAVFVAVILGLGALFLLMEGGWAMTAMSGIWVSLYVWTVEMWARQAVRDAARQARS; translated from the coding sequence ATGACCCACTACGACGTGCTGGGCGTCGAGCCCACCGCTACGCAGGACGATCTACGCCTCGCGTTCCATCGCAAGATTCGCAAGGCACATCCCGATCTCGGCGGTGAAGACAAGGCACTCGCGCAGGAGCTGCACTTCGCATACGAGACGCTACGAACGCCGGAGAAGCGTGCCGAGTATGACGCGTCGCTTGCTGGCCACGTCTCAGACTCCGCGGACCACTCCGCGTTCGAGGAGCCAGCCGCACCCCAGGATGACTGGGGCGAGGAGGTGGCGGACGACGACTTCGGCTCGACCGACGAGGTGATCGTCGACGACGCGCCCGAGGTCGTCGACGACTGGGGCGATGAGGAGGACGTCGACGAGCTGTCGGCGCACGAGCCCGCGCCGCACTGGCAGCCACCTCGACCTGATTGGCAGGAGCCGGCGCCGCAGTGGCAGCAGGCGCCGCCCATGCCGACGGACGCATGGTCCTACTCTGCCCACGCTCATCAGCCCGGCATGCCCTGGCCGGCGCAGCAGTACTCGCCACCTACTCCGCCGCGACTGAGGTGGCCCCGAGGCTGGGCGCTGATCCCACTCGGCCTGCTGCTCGCGTACACGTTCGTGCCGTCCATCATCGAGGCGGTCGGGAGCTCCGGGCTGATGTCCCTGAGCACGATGATGTGGCTCATCCCGATCTGGGCGATCGGCTACGCAGCGGCGAAGACCCGCGTCATGGCGGCGCGCATCACCAAGGGCTACGCCGTCTTCGTGGCCGTCATCCTTGGGCTCGGTGCGCTGTTCCTGCTTATGGAGGGCGGCTGGGCGATGACGGCCATGTCGGGGATCTGGGTGTCGCTCTACGTCTGGACCGTCGAGATGTGGGCGCGCCAGGCCGTCCGGGACGCCGCACGTCAGGCGCGGTCATGA
- a CDS encoding DUF4262 domain-containing protein — protein MNGPQVQAWLDQQDALVRDCVREFGCFLQFVISGPAEASTGLCYTTGLFGIRHPELIVFGLDQPSSAGLLNHCFDRVREGNDLMPGEILTSPDGSTRVRVEEFPDPGGVLYTANRFYGRPDEFSVPAYQLTWDVDGAFPDDEGYPYPPHVQPLPGTFVLDEGGECGCGSG, from the coding sequence GTGAACGGACCGCAGGTGCAGGCGTGGCTCGACCAGCAGGACGCACTCGTCAGGGACTGCGTCCGCGAGTTCGGGTGCTTCCTCCAGTTCGTGATCTCTGGTCCAGCAGAGGCGAGCACCGGATTGTGTTACACGACAGGGCTTTTCGGGATCAGACATCCTGAGCTGATCGTGTTCGGTCTCGACCAGCCGTCGTCGGCAGGGCTGCTCAATCACTGCTTCGACCGCGTCCGTGAGGGCAACGACCTGATGCCAGGCGAGATCCTCACGTCGCCGGACGGCAGCACGCGCGTACGTGTCGAGGAGTTCCCTGATCCTGGCGGCGTGCTCTACACCGCCAACCGGTTCTATGGAAGACCGGATGAGTTCTCCGTGCCCGCGTATCAGCTCACCTGGGACGTCGACGGCGCGTTCCCCGACGACGAGGGCTATCCGTACCCTCCGCACGTCCAACCACTCCCGGGCACGTTCGTCCTCGATGAGGGCGGCGAGTGCGGCTGCGGCTCTGGTTGA
- a CDS encoding ATP-binding protein has protein sequence MAYARRIIDDELDDLFGQLAAIALDGPKAVGKTTTAEQHVAGLLKLDSKTNREAVQADPAVALRRLRPLLIDEWQKVPEVWDVVRRAVDEDSSAGQFLLAGSASPAEGATAHSGAGRIGRLRMRPMTLSERQVCSPTVSFSELLAGRRPPLSGECELGLADYVEEIVRSGFPGMRHLTARALRFQLDSYLRNAVDRDVVETGHVVRRPESMLAWLRAYAAATASTTSYSNLLDAATPGQSDKPSRATSVAYREALTQLWLLDPVPAWTPTGHPLSRLAQTPKHHLADPALAARLLGLSVDALLDGDGQPLGPQEGTMLGRLFESLATLCVRVPAQAADATVGHLRTRNGDHEVDLVLVRDDGKVLAVEVKLATTVSDGDVKHLRWLADRLGDDLLDAVVVNTGPTAYRRSDGIGVVPLGLLAL, from the coding sequence ATGGCGTACGCCCGACGCATCATCGATGACGAGCTGGACGACCTCTTCGGCCAGCTCGCTGCGATCGCGCTCGACGGTCCGAAGGCGGTGGGCAAGACCACCACCGCGGAGCAGCACGTCGCAGGCCTGCTCAAGCTCGACTCCAAGACCAACCGTGAGGCGGTACAGGCTGATCCGGCAGTCGCGCTGCGTCGCCTCCGTCCACTCCTGATCGACGAGTGGCAGAAGGTCCCCGAGGTGTGGGACGTCGTACGACGGGCCGTCGACGAGGACTCGTCCGCTGGCCAGTTCCTGCTCGCAGGAAGCGCGAGCCCTGCAGAAGGTGCGACTGCCCACTCCGGAGCAGGTCGCATCGGACGACTACGGATGCGCCCGATGACGCTGTCCGAGCGACAGGTCTGCTCGCCGACCGTGAGCTTCAGCGAGCTGCTGGCGGGTCGACGGCCGCCGCTGAGCGGCGAGTGCGAGCTCGGCCTGGCCGACTACGTCGAGGAGATCGTGCGTTCAGGCTTTCCCGGGATGCGTCATCTCACGGCTCGAGCACTGCGGTTCCAGCTCGACTCCTACCTGCGCAATGCGGTTGACCGGGACGTCGTCGAGACCGGCCACGTCGTGCGTCGCCCGGAGTCGATGCTCGCCTGGCTGCGTGCGTACGCCGCGGCCACCGCCTCGACGACCAGCTATTCGAACCTGCTCGATGCCGCAACGCCCGGCCAGAGTGACAAGCCGTCGCGCGCGACCAGCGTCGCCTACCGAGAGGCGCTGACCCAGCTGTGGCTGCTCGACCCTGTCCCCGCCTGGACGCCCACGGGTCATCCCTTGAGCCGGTTGGCGCAGACTCCGAAGCATCACCTTGCCGACCCCGCGTTGGCGGCGCGTCTCCTCGGGCTGAGTGTCGATGCCCTGCTCGATGGAGACGGCCAACCGCTCGGACCGCAGGAAGGGACCATGCTCGGGCGGCTGTTCGAGTCGTTGGCCACGTTGTGCGTACGAGTCCCGGCGCAAGCCGCGGACGCGACCGTCGGACACCTGCGTACCCGCAACGGCGACCATGAGGTCGACCTCGTCCTCGTCCGTGATGACGGCAAGGTGCTCGCTGTCGAGGTCAAGCTGGCGACGACCGTCAGCGACGGTGACGTCAAGCACCTCCGTTGGCTGGCCGACCGGCTCGGCGACGACCTCCTCGATGCGGTCGTGGTCAACACCGGGCCGACGGCTTATCGCCGCTCGGACGGCATCGGCGTCGTTCCGCTCGGGCTGCTCGCACTGTGA
- a CDS encoding phospholipase D family protein has translation MLDPTMRHLLLDGLRPPQGSHVDSAVATTFTLDLSAALLPPIAFTSFGLEDGTSDPVVLLESIRRAADRVTIFCQAGMIGVPQQAPDLVAFLEPMVHQVAPPRGGLFHPKMWLLKFVDDAGTPTYRLLVMSRNLAHDNSWDLIVRLDSTGLADTDREENDDLFSFVSELARTPGLASHRRRAIAALARDVRRVEWELPEGIESLTFHHLRAGSEPIDWRATRACVISPFVNDEGLQTVTEHASERHVVARPGQLDLLKPDTVSGLQTYVLDPASGSIPSDADDFTKDPESTSTDKLGMLADLHAKLYVLEPAGSRWSRARVLIGSANATSAALASNVELMVEMVGAAKEFGVDSVIGPDAPMRPLIQSYPTEGGHQLGDRDDLEAKVESAVRMIASLPHSIVVEPDDNGSHTLRLTVDGSYPHRDEWECEVGLLTRPGRTRQVALGTSPQLEFDGVPTADVTAFVTVRVSAPMDVVVSTVVVADLDGAPTDRLDQVIARQIDTPDKLMRLIRMLLDFGNPALLAELTASNTADGTGSWAAGSAGELEMVLRALATNPKAIDSIDDLIRRLERTEHGRTLIGDEWGSFWQTVREARKQVTA, from the coding sequence ATGCTCGACCCGACGATGCGGCATCTCCTCCTTGACGGTCTTCGCCCTCCGCAGGGCTCACACGTCGACTCGGCTGTCGCAACGACGTTCACACTCGATCTGTCTGCTGCGCTCCTGCCGCCGATCGCGTTCACGTCGTTCGGCCTCGAGGACGGCACGTCTGACCCGGTCGTCCTGCTTGAGTCGATTCGCCGCGCGGCCGATCGGGTCACGATCTTCTGCCAGGCCGGCATGATCGGCGTACCCCAGCAGGCGCCCGACCTGGTCGCGTTCCTCGAGCCGATGGTTCATCAGGTCGCGCCGCCGCGTGGTGGCCTGTTCCACCCGAAGATGTGGCTCCTCAAGTTTGTCGACGACGCGGGCACGCCGACGTACCGGCTTCTCGTGATGAGCCGCAACCTCGCGCATGACAACTCGTGGGACCTGATCGTGCGCCTCGACTCGACAGGGCTGGCCGATACGGATCGGGAGGAGAACGACGACCTGTTCTCCTTCGTCAGCGAGCTCGCTCGAACGCCGGGGCTGGCCAGCCATCGGCGGCGGGCAATCGCAGCACTCGCCCGTGACGTACGCCGGGTCGAGTGGGAGCTCCCCGAGGGCATCGAGTCGCTCACCTTCCACCACCTGCGCGCGGGTTCGGAGCCGATCGACTGGCGCGCGACCCGAGCATGCGTCATCTCTCCGTTCGTCAACGACGAGGGCCTGCAGACCGTGACCGAGCACGCCAGTGAGCGACACGTCGTCGCGCGACCGGGCCAGCTTGACCTGCTCAAGCCCGACACGGTCAGTGGCCTCCAGACGTACGTCCTCGACCCCGCCTCAGGGTCGATCCCGTCGGACGCCGATGACTTCACGAAAGACCCCGAGAGCACCTCCACCGACAAGCTCGGGATGCTCGCTGACCTGCACGCCAAGCTGTACGTCCTTGAGCCCGCCGGGAGCCGCTGGTCGCGCGCCCGCGTGCTCATCGGCTCGGCTAACGCGACGTCGGCCGCGTTGGCCAGCAACGTCGAGCTGATGGTCGAGATGGTCGGTGCCGCAAAGGAGTTCGGCGTCGACTCGGTCATCGGCCCTGATGCTCCGATGCGTCCGCTGATCCAGTCGTACCCGACCGAGGGCGGCCACCAGCTGGGCGATCGTGACGACCTGGAAGCGAAGGTCGAGAGCGCGGTACGCATGATCGCTTCTCTCCCACACTCGATCGTGGTCGAGCCGGACGATAACGGCTCCCACACGCTGAGGCTGACGGTCGACGGGTCGTACCCGCACCGTGACGAGTGGGAGTGCGAGGTCGGATTGCTGACCCGCCCTGGTCGAACTCGACAGGTCGCGCTAGGCACGTCGCCGCAGCTGGAGTTCGACGGCGTACCGACCGCAGACGTGACGGCGTTCGTGACGGTACGCGTCAGCGCACCCATGGACGTCGTCGTCAGCACCGTGGTCGTGGCCGACCTCGACGGTGCACCCACAGACCGGCTCGATCAGGTGATCGCCCGACAGATCGACACTCCTGACAAGCTGATGCGCCTGATCCGTATGCTGCTCGACTTCGGCAACCCTGCGCTGCTCGCCGAGCTCACCGCCTCGAACACCGCCGACGGCACTGGCTCGTGGGCGGCGGGGAGCGCCGGTGAGCTCGAGATGGTTCTGCGGGCGCTGGCGACCAACCCCAAGGCCATCGACAGCATCGACGACCTCATCCGACGGCTGGAGCGCACTGAGCACGGACGCACGCTGATCGGCGACGAGTGGGGATCGTTCTGGCAGACGGTCCGGGAGGCACGAAAGCAGGTGACCGCATGA